The Drosophila suzukii chromosome 2 unlocalized genomic scaffold, CBGP_Dsuzu_IsoJpt1.0 scf_2c, whole genome shotgun sequence genome segment tatttatacccgttactcgtagagtaaaagggtatactagattcgtcggaaagtatgtaacaggcagaaggaagcgtttccgaccccataaaatatatgtattcttgatcagggtcactagccgagtcgatctagccatgtccgtctgtctgagatctcggaaactatgagagctaggctattgagatttggcgtacagattcccgagcttcttacgcagcgcaagtttgtttcagtagactgccacgcccactctaacgcctacaaaccgcccaaaactgtaactcctacagttttgatgctagatggaaaattttaactgaaatgtattagtcttgtcaatacctatcgattgaccgccttgacactagagccagaaaacgacatacatatatacatacatacacttatgtgtttatgcatgtgtggatgtaaaaaattgcgatctaatatccgcggcaaatagaattctttcaaacaaagctattcaaccaaatattttgaaatacagaatgtgcctaaaaattgtgtatgtttagcaaacatacataaatataaatgttttttgtctattttatgtgttgctttctcattcttggcgctggctgaaacaaaaccagagccgagaaatgagagcaagggagagagaacaaagtgcgcggctaacttattttaaagtttgttatctgagtgacgggtatctgatagtcgaggtactcgactatagcgttcttccttgttttttaatagaaccaccatatgattttactttgctaaatacaaaatctggaaagactgcaatttcgTTAGCCAATACACataacaaaattttttggaacgatcgagagaacagttttccacaaactcgaaagtatctaaggacaattacaagcggaaaacaaattatttctaaaggtgtggaaaagaaacgatttctacagaagttttttggcagtcgtcagctcattaatatcgaggaaatgggctgcccgtcattaaacaggattaaaggaaaccggtttccctattgtgaaacacacctttaTGGCGGGGTTTGTACTCTTAACAAtgtatacattattttgacattttttaaaagtagctccaaaatattaaaaaaaattgtatacatcattttaaagttgagactagctGTGTAaggacctacaagaaaacaaTATGAAATtgcatgaggaaattgacgaatttattgaacaatttaaaggacagataattggtcagcattttcaatacctgctaaacacaaaaactatttttatgaatcgaggtggacatgatctcaaaactacgaattatggtgaacactttacagtTTGTAATactgcgcctgcttcttctatgcaaatcgacGGAATAAAagccagaaaattaatttcaatatataaaaaaacatgttcacaataccaaaataaatgaataaatgtatttttatgctacaaaataaacttctgacctTTTGTTTCGAGTTataattacaggtacggaaaatggaaaatatttccttgagtGAGATATGTCGgttacttgcgagttgttgcgcggtcgttatttcaacccctattatgggacgtattagagctagcagtcagccgtgtggtcgttggcgtgaggcccatgatcttggcAATGGACATGCGCcatcagacttgtgcatgtgtcccttttattccggacaggtaatagacaggtgcgcatgtttgCGTAACTCTTGCTTGAaccccttttatgacatgctTGTGACCCGTTTGcggaaaggagagatcttagAAAATTTACAAGTTAATTTTTCTGGGGCGAAAGAaatgtctgtttgaaaatattccacaaccaatacacatcacaaaattttttggatcgatggagagaacagttttccacaaactcgaaagtatctaaggacaattacaagcggaaaacaaattatttttaaaggtgtggaaaagaaacgatttctacagacgttttttgggagtcgtcagctcattaatatcgaggaaatgggctgcccgtcattaaacaggtttaaaagaaaccggtttccctctTGTAAAACACACCATAAGGGTGGGGcttgtgctcttaacaatgctAACATTATTATGAcaattttaaaagtagctctaaaacaataaaataatttttattaaattagttttataatcataggaaacgttattccccaacatgattggacatgtccctctaaggcgctcatctttgaatactttgggtgtgcgacctttctcacgtgcacagcaacacctgtgataatgaggcaaaagggtacgtgatcacacctttccctaacatgatcggatatgttcctctaagacaCAATGGTTGTGCGActtttctcacgtgcacctttctcacctgactattaattgcacataatgaggggaaggatacatgatcaatattgtcacatggggatgtgggggcgatgcgGGCAATTAAGTGtactctttatggacatgatTGTGACAGTTTTATGACTttaaagcccattaaaatcaaataattgattgaattatgctaattgtcctagaACCCGCATATGTTAATGAGCGGGGAAGAGGGCCATTAATATGGTAATTGTCCCaaaacccgtctttccctgcTACTGCCAActctttgttaaaccacggaggttggtttgaaattttaggataaCACGTAGGAACGCATGTATCAAAAACTGCGTTTAATACAttataaaaaagaaaggaagttaacttcggcaagccgaagtttgtatatccttgcagttataattattaaatttaaaaatccaaaaaatgatattctcAACACTATAAGAAagtatgtcaaaaaacaccgaagctataatttgattcttattattttcccaccaatttttcgatcgttcctatggcagctatatgatatagtcgtacgatttttataaaatttaattcgaaattcaaaacttgttaaaaaatgttatttccaaacTTAGGCGGTTATATGTTAACAAACACCAAaggtaaaattttttaaaatttgtttccgattattcctgttggagctataagatatagttgtccaaTCGGGCTGgatccgacttatatactacctgcaaaagaaagaagacttttgggaaagtttcagcccaatagctttaaaactgagagactagtttgtgTAGAAactgacggacagacggacatggctagatcgactcgtctcgtcatgctgatcaagaatatatatactttatagggtcggaaacgtatccttcactgcgttgcaaacttctgactgaaatcataatagcCTCTGCAaggtataaatatattaacatATTCAGTTATATTAGTACATAAGAATAGATTAGACCAATCCGATCAAGATATAAGGCTATTATTGAGTGCAAAGCTTGCTCTACAAAAGCAGGGGATGCGTTTTGTACCAGTGCACATTGGGCGATTTTCCCAAAAAAGTGGCATAAagtcaaaaaatgtatgatagaatattaaaaaaaccttgttatttattaatagTAAACACTTCAGgaaacttaaaaaattttttgttttttgctgGGTGGCAACTCTCTTTATGTGGCAGCCTCTTAAAGTCAGCTGATGGCAAGCAGCTTTCGATTGTAAAAGTTACCGCGAAAATTTTACTTCTGCAATTGATCAGTGTGCGTATGTTTTTATGcagtttaatatatatatttagtatgGAAAACAAAGATCAAGGTATATATAATCTGTATGTTATGGCAAAAGTACATAaatatttgtgttgttgtttttgtccAGTGTTGTTGTTGGTTGTATTTGAACTAAAATTTTAACAATTGTAATCGTGTTCCGTGAAGTATTTCTATATCAAGAGCAAGCCAGAGCAGGCAACTAATATTGGCAAGTTACTAACTTAAATGTCTATTTTCATTTGGTAAAAATCTCATTTCCCCGTTTTCCCCCGTTTATACAAAAAATGCacttgtagttgttgttgcgATTACCAACAGCGAGCTTGCCGATATTTGGAACGGCAACAATCGTAACGCAAGCGCTGTAACgtttattttaacaaaaataaataaagatgatTTGAGCATATCGCACATGAATGCAATAGAAGCCAAAGTATCAATTTTTGTAAAACATATTAAACGGTATTTACGCAAACATCACGCAGATCTGGATAAAATTAAGTCGATTTACTCAGAATggttttcaaaaagttttgAAATACGAATCGATATGGAGGATACCAAAAATTCATCAccttccaaaataggacgccCAAAATTAGGGTATACAGAGGCCGGGTCAAGGCTTAGAAGGAAAATGGCTCTAGAAGTTGCCATAGAAAATGACATGTCAACTCCTTTACTTCTGCATGCAGCCTCAACATCTGCgcgaaaaagaaaaaataatgaaGCAGTCGGCGTGCAGCAGGAAGTcaatatagaaaaaaaaattaagaatgtGTCAAACAAAGAGCCTTTAAAAATGTCAAATAATGTAGCCTTAGCCTATATATTGGAAAATGGGCTAACAAAACAACAATATATTAATACTAAGAAACTAAATAAGGCGTACGGGAACGACATATATCCTGGTTATGATGCAATAAAACAAACGAAGATGCAGTGCAGACCAACAGGAGTACAAATTACAGAATCTGTTGCAAAGGTTTCTTTGCAGGATTTGCTAAGCCATACGGCTGAACGAATTTTAGTTTTACAAAAGGAAGTTTTGGaacaaatggaaaatgttACAGAGTGCACACTTATTGCATGTTATGGATTTGATGGGTCGACCGGTCAAAGTTCCTATAAACAGAAATTCGATTTTGATGAACCCGATTCTTCCGACAGTTCTCTATTCGTGGCAACTATGATTCCAATAAGATTAGTGGATTCTTTAAATCGTTTAATTTGGGTAAACAAAAGCCCCCAGTCTGTACGCTTCTGCAGGCCGATTAAAATTGAATACGCTAAAGAAAGCATTGCAAAAATCCAAGAAGAAAAGCATAATttagatatgcaagtagcaaactTGCACAATTTTAAATCACATAGCGCAAACATTTCggttaattttaaaacatatatGACATTGATTGACGGCAAGGTACTTAATGTTTTAACAAATACGAAATCTACGCAATGTTGTCCTATATGTGCTATAAATCCAAAAGCGCTTATGCACATTAATGATTTCAgttctaaaatttttaaaccTAAACCTGACTCTTTGAAATACGGCGTTAGTCCGTTACACGCCTGGATCAGGTTTATGGAATTCGTTTTAAACATATCATATCGAATCGATATTAAAACTTGGCACGTAAAAGGAgagaataaaaacaaaatgataTCGCGGAAGAAGGAAATCCAACAAAGAATATGGAAGGAAATGGGATTACATATTAGCATACCAAAACAGAATGGATCTGGTAACAGCAACGATGGGAATACGGCGAGGCGAATCTTTGCAAATACCAAACTTTTTGCAGAAATCACATTGTTTGACGAGGTCCTATTAAATAAATTCCACCATTTATTAATAGCAATTTCGTGTGAATTTGCCATAAACACAGACAAATTTCGAAGTTTTTGCAAcgatacatttttattgtatatGCAGGCGTATCCATGGTACCCAATGTCCCCAACAGTTCACAAGATTATAGTTCACGGATCAGATATTATGGATCAGTTTGTAGTTCCTGTTGGGTGCCTGGGCGAAAATGCATCAGAGGCACGCAACAAACTCTATAAAATGGACCGACGTTCCCATGCTAGAAAAAATTGCAGGCTAAATAATATAACTGACGTTTTTTATAGATCTATTGACTCATCCGACCCTCTAATTTCAAGCTTGAATATACATAATACTCCAAAActgcttaaaaaaaaatcacttcCTGCAGAAGTTATTGCGTTTTTGGAAACTCCAACCTTAAATATAAGTTCATGCTATATATctgaagaaaataataatgaaaattttaattttaataataataataacatgGATAGTGAAACAGATGACGAAGAAGATTATGATAACATCAATGAATATTCGTTCGTTTTAGATGAGGAAGATTTTTAACTGCTTATTTGTAAagattttaataatataactacatatatgaataaaaatttgtaatcttttttatttaatattatgtctaagtataataaaataaagctttttattttctttcaattttagttgaacatttttaattttttcttaaataaatgCACTTATTATTGGCGGAAAAAAAGGAGTGACCCAATtgtcgaaaaaaaaaatccgaAATTACAGTTAAATATAacgaacatttaaaaaaaaaaatatgtctCTAGCTTTATTTTTAGACTTTATGCCGCCAAAATCGACAAATCGCCCATAGTGCAGTGTCAATAGTCAGctggtaaagtaattgcagaggTATTAGCTGTGCAAACACTATCTGGATtggaaacaaagcatagatccAGTAATCGTCCTAATAAATTTAGAACATGACTTACttgagacaatgaaatatcaagcaaaaCGTCAAGAAAATCATGGTGCGTTGAAGGTAACAATACATTTGATGTTTCGACGGTGGACCATGTCGCcctaggtatattaaagtcacctaaaactattaactgatcttaatctgatagtttacttgaaataTTCGCATATATTGGGAATTCAGATGACGGcggaatataggaacatgttatgtatatagaaatacccggaagggatagttttatacacagaaattcaatgtCATTTATCTCGTCAGACGTTATTACCTCAGACGATAATTCTGagtcaactgcaattaaaactcctgcacccaaaaaaaaatgatcatagAAACTAAACTATTCGtacattaaaactaaactattGAGTGTCAAAAATATCTTGATAAGATGCGTATTAACCTTATGACACCGAAAGTATTAAACTGAAACTTTCGAAGTTATCAAAGTTAAACTAACGAGTATACAATTTATACTCACTCAGTGTACTGACATTTATGCTGATAGTTTACTTTTTATACTATTTAGTATAAAAGCTATCCTATGTAGTCTCCGTTTTATACTATTTCGTATACATATTATACTAATCTAGAGAGCCGTAGTATACTTTTTAAGCTATTTATCGAAATCGTTAGTATACATTTTATACTATTTCGTATAAAACTTATACGATTTCCCCGTTGCCTGTAGTATAAAATTTATACTATTTTGTTTTTCGTGGTATCCCAAACCCAATAAAATCAAGTTGTatgttgtttttcttttattactatttgacatattattttgttattatttcataaatattcatattttgcGCAACACAAAACTCATGTTTTTAGCTCcttcgtgtttttttttatattccttTACCTAACACGTATATACAGACTAAAATAAGTACAAGCAACAAGAGTAGGGGCCGTGAttgcgcggtatcaccgcaaggtattgcttagcgcaatggtagccacctaGGCTGTAGCTTCTCTCCTCTCATTCTCGATGCGATGCAGCGTTCGCAGTACACTCGCTGCGTAGGCTGCCGTCGCTGGCCGAACCCTTGCCCCGGTGGTCTTCATCAGCATTTGGCGATCAGACCCGAAGCGGTGACATTAAAATAGGACATGCTGATCGTCCTCAACAATCCCACTGCCGGACTCTGGACAACCGTTCTCCGTGTCGTGTCCGAAGCGCTTAAGGAAGCTTCGGAAGCAACCATGTCCACTCAGCGCCTGCGTGAGGTAGAAATCTACCTGGCCGTGCTTCCTATTTACCCTTGCGTCCAGCGTCCAGCGTCCCTTGCTGGAGTtgtcccaggctgcctgccagttgtcgacgctctgcatcctggcACTCCTCTTCACCTCGGTCTTGGTTCTGTGGCTCCCGCACCAGTTCACATAGGGGAACTTGGCCTGCAATGACGAGCGCTGCGTCGTCCGGAAGGCACTCGCTGTTCTGACAGCACAAAGGCGGTACGTCGAGTTAGTGATGTAAATTTGGGTCGAAACATCGATGTCGATCTTCATCGTTGTTTGCAAAATGATACATCGATGTTTTGTGAAACATCGGCTAGaaacatcgatgcatcgatgtttTCAACCCATTCCGTTATTTTTCGTTAATTCAATTTGTAGAAGCCTATTAAATTTTTCTATTGagatattttaatatttaaataagaaGGAATTAAGactacaaaaataaaagctctcttagttttttcttttttatttcttcATTGAGTGGTtttgttaacaattttataAACGAACTTAAAACTATATCAATTCATGAGCATTCAGCAGTCTTTTTCATTACATTGagaatcaaaaataataaaatatcaatttcCGTCAACTTTTGTAAAGTGCCTCCAGCAAAAGCTTGTCTTTGTTGTTATTCTAGAATGAATACATTTGTAATTGCAAATaactatatttatatacatatatatttcacATAATACTTACTTTGGCATTGCAAACACGGTAAACTAAAACAAAAACCGCGAATTTGTCTGTGCGGCACTGAAACCATATGTTCTGCAATGTTGTGCAACTCGACGCCCGATGTTTTGGTTGaacatcgatgcatcgatAAACATCGGCATAACATAAAACATCGAAAAACATCGAAAAACATCGCCGAAAAATCATCGATGCTCGATGCATCGACGTTTTTTTACATCACTACGTCGAGTTCGTTAGCTCCTTCGCGTTATGCATCTGTACGCGTGCGCAAAGCACTTGCATCTGAAAATACACAATACACACAAAATTTACCAACAGGGACAatataatattgattttttttaattttagaacaaatattttacttaCATGTTGACTCGGCACAAAATTCACAAAAATGCGGGACCAAACTCACCGAGATAAATCATCACAACTCCGGTAGCATTTTCTGTGTTCGTATACTCGCTATTGTCCTGGTTTTACACCAAAATATATGTTCGAATATTCGCTATTGTCCTAGTTTCACACCatgaaaaactttttaatgTTCAGTATACTATTTATACTACAGAGTCTCACTCATATAATAATTGGTATAAGCTTAATACTATAAAGTGTTGGCATGAAACTATTTTGTAATAACTTGAAACTACATTTTCTTTATACTACATTAAGTTTTTGTTGAAACCAAAagtataaattataaactaaATAGTCAAATATGActagtttaaaaataacactaCAGGTTTATGCTTTATACTCTTTGGTAGAGCACTTACACTACAAAGTATACAGTTGAAACTAATTTGTGTTGAGTTAAtacttacatttttatactaACTTTAGTATACTTTTAACACAACGCTTGTTAAGTGTAtacttttggtttttttttttgggtgtgtAAATTGTGTACTTATTTGGAAAGATTTCGGAGCTAATAATTtccggttttaaccaggtttcTGTAAACACAATAACATAGAAAGATTAGGAAAAACTATCAGTATACCATTCGGTTAGCTTACTTTGTAATcctcttgtattctgataGGAAAGCTGAAGGAAAAAATCTTGTTTGTTGAAATAGATGAAGATGTAGATGTGGATGGCTCTTTAAAGGGATTTTCAACTTCCTTGGAACgaactttctttttttttagcttcgtactctttaaaaaaattgccaaCACACCAAAAACTGGATAAGAACATAGTTGCAACACAAACAAAGGGAACACCGATCCTAAATGATGATACTTTCCtagcatatggaaaattaaatcgtttaacatttaaattaacaatccgaactttgttacggatataggccgtaatgtccatggatgaaaggtcaggattcagccgagaaacaaaaatttgtttccgctGCGGTACACAGGTGACTGTTCTCTACCAGTTTCAGTCGGAACTCCGAACGTTAAGTCAACATGCGGCGTTGAAGTcattgttttattatttacaaaCGATTTTTTGGACGTCTCAGGCGCCAAAATCTCGCGTCCTTTGCATTCGGAAACCGaatcttttttagctttcAACCTCACTACCATTTGTGCGGCAGCTGAGATCGACGGCTGTGCTGCTAACCCCGGATCGCCAGAGAGAGTTTCACTAGCGTGGGTTATCTAACGACCGCAATCTTTTTACGCTTAAAAGAATCGGGCTCAGATAGCATACAGACAGCTGCGACTCAAGCGCCACAAGCAGATCCGTATTTCTACGGCTGTTCCGGATTAATTCCGTAATAGTgctttttgtaagccgccttaTAGGGATTGCCTGGGTTTCATAAGCAATGCATTCATCACAATAGTAGCGCAAGCCACTTCTCATGTCCATTGCTTCGCGTACTAGGCCCGAATAGCCAATGTattttgcatgaaaaatattctcgCACGAACGGCACGGAATTCTCCGTTGTCTAGCCGAAATCAACGACTTGCATATCTTTAAATTACAGGCAGCTATTATCGAGATATTCCGAACCACATTGCAAAGAGAATAAGGCTACGCAAGAaaaagagagagttagagagcCGGAGAGAGTGAGCGGAGGTAAGTAAGCTGTGGGGAGCGTacgtttttgatttttcaaaaacaaagttatatGCGGCATTCGCGTGCTGACTGTTGCATGCAACGGAGGTGTTTGAGCAGTGTGTGATACTAACCGATTTTTactttttctgtttttttcaaaacaaaaatataacgtaatatatacgtttaaatactttttataaatatttgtctGTTTTTATTGGTTAAATAAACAATCAATTACGGGTAAAGTTACTCCAAGAAAAATGGCCTCCTCCGAGGCCAAGGGTAAAAACCCTTACTCGGAGCTGAGCAACGTTAAAAGGCCGAAATTATCGCccttaaataaaaagaaaaaacctACGGATAATAATTTAGTGGAAGCGGAAAGCGAAGAAGTTGAGATGAAAGAAGTCAATGACCCTGTAAGTCATCCGAGTCCAACCAGCCAAGTAAGTGGTAGAGCTATAACGGATCCTGCTAGCAAAGAAGAGAAGAGAGAAAGTGGAAATTTGGAAAACAACGGATACTCGTACAGCAGCGCTCACAAGGGACCCTTTGTGGTCTACATAGACAAAATTGGTGAAACCAATGGCGAAAATCGACCTAGAAGAGTTCCTATAAATCCTCTTGAACTAAATGCTGTCTtgctaaaattaaatattaaagatataatTTCAGTTAATAAGATTGGTTATGGGCGCTGCAAGGCTGAGTGCAAGTCAGCAACGGCAGCTAATAGCATCCTGTCCTCAAATCTTAAAAGTAATGGTTACGAACCTAAAATTCTTAagcatttcatttttaaaatgggtattatttttaatattccgaCAAAATTTTCCGACTCTGAACTTAAGGAGTACATTTCTTCTCCAGTACCTATTCAAGAAATAATTCGTGTGAAGACTAAGGACCGAGACaataaagatatttttattaacactCCTAGGGTTAAGATTCTTTTTAAAGGTACTCAAATTCCCAACGAGATTGTCTTCCTGTACACCAAAATTAATGTTAGTCCATATGTTCCTTTTAGTCAATGTTTTCGTTGTTTTAGATTTAATCATTTTGCTCAGCATTGTAAACAAACTGAACAAAAATGCAGTAAATGTTCTCTTTCGCATTCAAGAGAACAACAATGTAATCAACTCGTTTGTGCCAACTGCAAACAAAATCACCCAGCCACCTCTCTTGAGTGCCCTGCTCGTAAGAGAGCGTACGCTATCCAGAAATGTATGACTATTGAGAATTTATCACGAAATGAAACGAAGATTAGGTACCCCTCTCTCTTCCAAATTTTAGATGAAGTCGACACCAACGACTTAACCCACTTCCCCCAGCCAACATGGCAAAGAAAATCTGCCATTCCAgtattacaaaataataccaaaatagCTACCCAACAAATATTTGCACAAAACCCTTTTAATAAGGTTGTTAAGAACTCTCTTAACAAGAAAAACGAAGAGAAAAATTCACGCGACACTATGATCAGCTGGAAAGCTGCTCTTCATGAACATGAGTACACTCCAAACGTAAAGTTTTCTCACATTCATTCTAATCCACCTAGTTCCTCACCCTCTAGTCAACCTTTCTTAGACAATCCAGCTCTTGAAGCTGCGGAGAATAGTTTAAATCAATTAGCTTCTGAAATATCCTCATTTCTAGTCAACGAAACAACCAATTTAGTACCTGAATCAAGAAactttttagaaaatttaagAAACAGAATAGCACttacaaactcaaaaattGATTTGTTCAAAATTAATCAACTTGtttaattttgaataataacttttttatttatttatttatctatttacttatttttttttttctgttaaattaattattttttatttattcgtttttcttttctctatcatttgtctatctgttttcatttgaaaataaaacataaaattatattatttaaatgacAATAAAAATCCTACAGTATAATATTCAGAGCTTAACTGCTAATAATAACAAACAATTACTAGAATTATTCTTAGTAAATAACAACATAGACATAGCAATTTTATCAGAGATATGGGTTTCCAATAATTCCATGTGTAGCTTGGcaaattataattttgtatGTAAGCCGCGTAACGATGGTTATGGAGGCGTTGGAATTTacttaaaaaaacatatacGCTTTAAACAAATCAACTGTGATATTAGCTTAGAAGTCATTGGTATCCGTACAATTAACCTaagaaataatattaatattttcagTGTCTATGCTGCTCCCAGCACAGACATTAGTTCATTTCAACAAGGTTGCGATGATCTATTTACTATTGGTGCTCAATCGAGTGGTCTAACTGTCATAGGTGGTGACTTTAATGCCAAATCCAGCATTTGGGGTAATAATACTCAAGATGCCAGAGGCGGCATTTTAGAAAATTCCCTCTTACACTCCGGTTTCTTTTGCCTTAACAACGGCTCTCCAACTTACTCTCATAACCCATCCTATAGTTCAACACTCGATCTCACTTTCATTAATAGTAGCAATCTTT includes the following:
- the LOC139354422 gene encoding uncharacterized protein gives rise to the protein MKIDIDVSTQIYITNSTYRLCAVRTASAFRTTQRSSLQAKFPYVNWCGSHRTKTEVKRSARMQSVDNWQAAWDNSSKGRWTLDARVNRKHGQVDFYLTQALSGHGCFRSFLKRFGHDTENGCPESGSGIVEDDQHVLF